From the genome of Danio rerio strain Tuebingen ecotype United States chromosome 2, GRCz12tu, whole genome shotgun sequence, one region includes:
- the LOC141378422 gene encoding uncharacterized protein encodes MALFSSAFKKLFDCFIPFWHRRETQQCAAQELAAVNKCSESEACNFTANPNKCRKKRRKGAKREVKALQTPARPSVLKPIKGKLPKLPSDSGDFILPAARFKPLPPVKIPQMCAVEGSEQEFVLPGCPFNLDPPKLLAVPLHPVPAPDELFSTVCPIPPPRAPLRSVCSLSSLQSQSSGSAWSVSASELMFSDTEDEESEFGETIQTFLEPERCQRQMIAREEEEEEEEVLDDESWTSEVFEFEDLSEAGHSEAEHDMTSLFCVSPADGAESKLSENVPEQPKTKRKVQMNLFTRAEEKVKGMWRGISRRRGREEKESCCTSVTEMILN; translated from the coding sequence ATGGCTCTGTTCAGCAGTGCATTTAAAAAGCTGTTTGACTGTTTTATCCCTTTCTGGCATCGAAGGGAGACACAGCAATGTGCAGCTCAAGAACTGGCGGCAGTAAATAAATGTTCAGAGAGCGAGGCCTGCAACTTCACTGCTAATCCCAACAAGTGCAGGAAGAAACGCCGCAAGGGGGCTAAAAGAGAGGTCAAAGCCCTGCAGACTCCTGCCAGACCCTCTGTCTTAAAGCCCATAAAGGGAAAACTACCAAAGCTTCCCAGTGACTCTGGAGACTTCATCCTTCCGGCCGCTCGATTCAAGCCCCTGCCGCCAGTGAAAATACCACAGATGTGTGCTGTGGAAGGATCTGAGCAAGAGTTTGTCCTGCCTGGGTGCCCTTTTAATCTGGACCCTCCCAAACTGTTGGCTGTTCCTCTACATCCTGTTCCTGCACCAGATGAGCTGTTCTCCACAGTGTGTCCTATTCCTCCTCCTCGTGCTCCTCTGAGATCAGTGTGTTCTCTCAGCTCACTGCAGTCTCAGTCTTCAGGTTCTGCCTGGTCTGTATCTGCTTCAGAGCTCATGTTTTCTGATACTGAGGATGAGGAAAGTGAGTTTGGGGAGACCATCCAGACCTTCCTCGAGCCTGAAAGATGCCAAAGACAGATGATTGCCagggaagaggaggaggaggaggaggaggtgctgGATGATGAATCATGGACGAGTGAAGTGTTTGAGTTTGAGGACCTCAGTGAAGCTGGACACTCTGAGGCTGAACATGATATGACCTCTCTGTTCTGCGTGTCTCCTGCTGATGGGGCTGAGAGCAAGCTCAGTGAGAACGTCCCGGAGCAGCCAAAGACCAAAAGAAAAGTGCAGATGAATCTGTTCACCAGGGCAGAGGAGAAGGTGAAGGGAATGTGGAGAGGAATCTCCAGAAGGAGAGGGAGAGAAGAGAAAGAGAGCTGCTGCACCAGCGTTACAGAAATGATCCTAAACTGA